In Leptolyngbya iicbica LK, the genomic stretch CCATTTCACTGCGAGTGATCGGGAGTAACTTAGGCGTGTTTCTCACCCTGAGTATCGTGGGCATCGCCTGGAATGTCTTGTTCTTTCTGTATTTCGCCCCCCGCATTTTTCCGCACTACTGGTTTGAAAAAGGTATCGGTGATTTAGGCCAGTCGATGGGGGTTACCGCTACCGGGATTTTGTTGCTGCGGATGGTCGATCCAGAAAATCGCTCCGGCGCCTTCGAAAGCTTTGCCTACAAGCAACTCTTTTTTGAGCCGATTGTCGGGGGCGGTTTGTTTACGGCTGCGGCGCCAGCGTTAATTGCGCGCTTTGGCCTGGGTACGACGCTGGCGATTACCGGGGGCTTACTCCTCTTTTGGCTCGCTATGGGGTTTTTACTCATGCGCCAAAACAGCCGCCGCGCGACGGTCTCTGGTCGGATTTGAAAACACAAGGATTGTTAACGCTGGTTTGCTGACGCGATCGCCACCATCAGGGGACGGTTCCCTTGAACTCTCTTTATCAACGTCAGTTCAGCCGTGAGGGAACCGTCCCCTTTACAGACCACTGCCGATGTTGAGAGTTGGTACTGACAGCTTCTCCCATCTTCCGTACCCACGGCATGACGCCGATACCTAAACGACTTTGCGCGTCCAGATGGGCTCGATTTTGAGGGGCCGCTGCTTGTGAGACGGCATCGTTTGCCGGAAGGACTGGTAATAGTCCTTATGCGCTTCGACAAAGAGAGTCCGTAGTTCTGCGATCGGTTCGGGATTGTTATCGACGCGGAGATCTAAATAGGGATAAAAGTCATCTTGCACGATGTACAGGGCGGCGGATTGCTTGCCGCGCTTATCGCCGCCCGCCATTTCCCCCGCTTCCAGCGCACACAGCAATCGCTCTGAAAAGCTCAAAGACGGATTATTGCGAAAAGTCTCGGCCATAGCGTGCAACACCTGTTCTCCCACCAGCATGTTGCCCGCCACCGAGAAATTGGGAAAGGTGAAGTGCCCAGCCCAGTCAGTACAATGCTGGCCCGTCCAAGCGGCAGTATGGCCTTGGTGGTCAACTAAATGCAGTTGTCGATAATCCCGCTCGTCATCGTTTTGTAGCAGCACATCCAGCACCTCGCCGACCGGAATGGCGTGAGTTTCAGCCTGAGCCGCTTTGCGACTTTCGAGCAGTCGCAAGCCCCAGATGCCTAATAGCGGATTGGTTTGGGCTTGAGTCGCGATCGCCCCCACTGCGGCCTTCGCATGGGGCACTAACGCGCCAACCGCCAAATGCTTGGTCGCCACAGCGACGCCGGTCATGCCAGTATGCGGATCCCAGGCCACGATAGAGAATGTCATGCAGCAACCCCCTACCCACAACGCATTAATAGATGTACTCAATTGTTAATCTTTTTTGAAAAAAGATCTGTCGTGAATCTTACGGTTCTTGTATACAGTCTCCTTGTGCGGACTCTGGGGAATAACGGGCATCGCTGAAAGCGCCAACACAACACGTTACAATGGCGGCCTGACACACACTCTCAAGAATGACGCAAGATCTGAAACAAGAACTGAAGTCAATGATTGGGCCTGCCGCTTGGCATAACCTGTTGCCCCACGCGGCCCGCGACAGCATCGTTTTGGTCAATCCGGGCTTAGACCTGGCCGAAGTCGGAGTCGCTGTCGCCACTGATAATGTAACTTCGGTGCAGCGCTGGATTAGCGAGGCACTGATTACCAAACCCACGGTGGCGCAAATGGAAGATTGGGAGCGCGATCGCAGCCGCCAGTTCCAAACGCTGATTGTGCAGCCTTACGTCCTCATTCAACATCTACCCGACGCCGCCACTGCCGCCGAGTAAACTGCCCACGCACTGCTATGTTTACCGTTCCGGTCTTGCCACGACGAGCATCACGCCCGATAGTCTAAACAGGAAACCTCTACGAGCGCACCATACTAATGGGTCAAAGCGTTTCTCCCCAACCACCCTCCGCACCCGTGCAACAGCTGAGTTTGTTTCGCACGCCGTTACCCTGGCTGGTCGCCTTTTGGAAATTTTCTC encodes the following:
- a CDS encoding DUF1028 domain-containing protein gives rise to the protein MTFSIVAWDPHTGMTGVAVATKHLAVGALVPHAKAAVGAIATQAQTNPLLGIWGLRLLESRKAAQAETHAIPVGEVLDVLLQNDDERDYRQLHLVDHQGHTAAWTGQHCTDWAGHFTFPNFSVAGNMLVGEQVLHAMAETFRNNPSLSFSERLLCALEAGEMAGGDKRGKQSAALYIVQDDFYPYLDLRVDNNPEPIAELRTLFVEAHKDYYQSFRQTMPSHKQRPLKIEPIWTRKVV
- a CDS encoding DUF2288 domain-containing protein, producing the protein MTQDLKQELKSMIGPAAWHNLLPHAARDSIVLVNPGLDLAEVGVAVATDNVTSVQRWISEALITKPTVAQMEDWERDRSRQFQTLIVQPYVLIQHLPDAATAAE